In Mytilus edulis unplaced genomic scaffold, xbMytEdul2.2 SCAFFOLD_152, whole genome shotgun sequence, the genomic window atgtttgttttctttcactTAAAAGATTTTCAATTGCCCACTCCGTATCTTCTTCCTcttttcaagataataaaaaaaactaaacaaggaagaagaaaaaatgtatttatgaTATTAATCCCTGAAATGAGCCAACTGACAgttaaaataagtataaaaaaaatatcccttTTCCGGGTCcaccgtttttgtaaaaaaaactgtgAACTTAAGGAATTAACTATTTGCATTGTAATGAGCTAATAAAATTGGTATGTCTCCGAACTCGTTTTTACGGAAATGGCCGTTATATGTGTTCATCTTGTCATTtctgtaaaacacaaaaatattttttttgttgatctGCAAAGAAGAAAGTCATCTTAAATAGCATCTTTTTAAAAAGAATCATTTTGTCTTGTACCACTTTGGGATTGACCATAATCAATGAGAGAAAACAGTGATTTacttagggatgacatcaaaagatcaatataggataaaacaagaatgtgtcctcagtacacgaatgccccactcgcactatcattttccatgttcagtggaccgtgaaattggggtaaaaactctaatttggcattaaaattagaaagatcatatcataggggacatgtgtactaagtttgaagtcgattggacttaaacttcatcaaaaactaccttgaccaaaaactttaacctgaagcgggacagacggacggacagacgcacagaccagaaaacataatgcccctctactatcgtaggtggggcataaaaaacttaattcaaaattgggggtggggggataaaagttgctgcaagttttgttaatttgacatcgattttacatatatccatatcgGTTAAtcaattttcccaaattaagttaagagggggacGGGGAGGGTCAGTGaacaaactatgtgaattaagtttttttttatccaacattaaacttttgatgtcgtcccttaacttTTATGCCGACAACTATCAGTCGGAAAGGGAGGTGTTTAACTTTGGTCATACTTGtgtattaatacatgtacaagactCTGATTTTGAAGGAAACACTTATATTCTTTCAGTGCTTCAAACTGTAATGTTTTAAATCTTAGAAAAGCATTCAAAATGCCATTAAAAGTAATGAAAATTGCTTCATTGCCCATGTTTgataaattgtttgtatgcagcaATTGGATGAAAAGACATCAGTTTTGACTATAGTAAAGTCATTTACAGCAGCCGtgtttatttcattcatttaaatCTAGACATCAACAAATGTTAttcaaatatgatcaaatatttatGACTAAGCAGGGGAAAGCCTTGCAGGAGAAGATAGATTACTGGTATGATTTGTCCAATTGTTACACATGATGTTCAGATTTAGGGTCTTTGACCAAACAAACAAACTACATGCTCCTATACATGATGAAAGACGAAACAGACGATGGCATCGGAATACAAATGACCAGCCGTATATgtattgttgatatttaaaataagaaatgcaGTTACGTAGACCTATAATATGAAAATCTTCCACAtactttcaaaaaattaaaatcagtTCAATGAAGTTTACAGGAGTAACGTAACTGTAGTTGAGGAATCCCCACCGTCAATTGGCGATTTGATGTTCGCAAATGCAATTTTACTGTCCACGCGTAggggagacagtaaaacggaaatttgcgaccgtcaaatcaaaattgattgtGGCTACTCTTCAACCACAGTAATGTTATTCCGAttataatgcattacaaaaagaaataatacgttagagcttggaataaatgcgtaatgtgtccatgggacactgaCGATGCCCCCTCTTACATAAACATGAAACATTATAAAGCATTACGTattaattttataacatttggtaaaAGCAAAGTTAACTTAAGttggagaacagaaacgaaaaattcagaaaaCGACCTCATAAAAATACCCCGCGCGTTATGAtctcttatatacggagaaagactaaaaactaacAATATCCCGGATTTTATAGTGAGTCCGTGCATGTGTAGAGACACATATTACCATCCTTGTTTTTAGATAAATTGATTCAAAGTTTACTGATATGCATAGAAGTTTGTCTGATTAGAGGTTgtaaaatgtccagtggcaaatacttcaggcatgttcaggacgacacaatacaataGTTGTGTCTTAATGCATCCATAAAAAATTACTATTAGAACACTCCGTCAGTTGTAAAAGCgattgataataaaataaaatatatttcaaatgatgtaaacgtgtgggttgtgtgcgtatttgcggacaaaccttgcaaactatacatttgaaaagaccaagttcaacattctgtcattcttaaaaattatgcaataaaaatatctgaGAATATATATGCATCCTCTATAAGTAAAACACATGGCGcattatgtaaatttttaaactaaattgaCTAAAAGTGTCACAAAAATGTGCCGTTTTTCATTCAATCCTGcgtttctataatttgtatttatactCTAAAAAGTCGGAAACGGCGTACATCAGACTTACAAATTCAATTAAAGAGACAgcttttttgtaaaatcactgaaatttcagggaatttgtgaaatcagggattttgtaaaatcactgaaatttcagggtatttgtaaaatcactgaactgcttcgggattttataaaatccctgattttgacttgtgattttacaaaatccctgattttgactagtgattttacaaaatccctgaaataattaagatctttATTACAGATTCATCGATTaaattcagggaatttgtaaaatacattcaTTCACTTTTATTACGAATTTCTGTGGAAAAAGACTACAACAGTAACACACAATAAGTTTGAGGTTAATCTattctttatttcaatattaagtgAGCGGTTTGCATGcacaaaacaactgacatattatAGGCACAAATGTCTTGAAATCAAGAGCAAACATACACACAAAAGTtacttcaaataattgaggtaaaattaAAGTGCAACATATGGAACcagggaaaatatgataaatattttggaatattttgtcAATCAGTCACAGAATCAAGCCAAAACAAGCTCTTATCACTACCTTGTTTGAAAGAAAGTTACTGTCTATTGTAGTTTTTCTGTATAATTACTGtagaaaataaaaccaattatatcaaaattttaaaatcaaatataaaaatggaACATTAGGTTGATTGCTGTCATTAGAGGAGAAACAAAACATATGTAATGTATAAGAATTTGAGTGGGTTAGGGAAtgtgatccagtggcaaatattacatgcatatcagagCAAGATCATCTTAATGCTgcatgaaaattgatatataaaaagcaaataagtgttgtattattaatttgctccctacaaaataacatttatattcacaaaataatagtaaaaaaagacaacagaaaataTTGGTAATAATACTTTGTTTTGTACTTGCATGTTTATGAATAGGTTCTAAccaagcaaaaataaacaaagttttacCTACTTTGGTCATATATCAGACACATGTATCACAAAGTGGCATAACTTTGAATAAGTTTCTAAACTTTCTCAACCCTCTTAAtccaaataaagtaaatattttgttgataaatgaTAATATGAAGTTCTTCAATGtggagatttgaaaaaaaaatgttaaaacggtattcatcagatgaagatgttttaaaaatactatgTTTGTCTTGAAGACATGTACAGCATAGTTAAGAAAATTCACATATCAATAGCTAATAGTGGTAGGGATGTCATCTAAACTAGTCATGCAAAAATAAGCAAATTCAGAGTAGTCTAAATATCCGTTTATATGCCTTTTAGTCATTATCATTATACACTAGTTCAGGCTCATAgtgtttattaaataaatatatttccaAATCATTAGTGATTATTCATGTAGTCtattttatattaagaaaaacacatttctaatagCATGTAATACTTTATTgtaatcagggattttacaaaatctctAGCTCTATTTTCAGTGTttttgtaaaatccctaacaatttcaggtattttacaaaattagtcgagtgattttacaaaatccctgattttacaaattccctgtagCTGGTTTCTCAGATATGAAATTGTCATATTGTTTTTAGATACACAAGATACAAAGTATCTTTAGTAATTAATCTAATAGCATGCATATCTGCTATAGAGCTGTATGCACTGTACTGCATTGCAACGAATTGACACATGACGTTAAATCACAAACAATGACCTAAAACGTCACAATTACGACTTGGAAACCTTAGTTCGGAATCAGagtaaaacaaaactaaaagGAAAAATGGGAGCATCATTTGCCAAGCTCAATTGCTGTGGAACAATACGTAAAAACAAAATAGGTGTTGCTACAAATTCGTTCGAGATAATAAACAAAATCGAAACCGAGTCTCGACCATCACCAGAAATATTGCAGGAGTTACAGAGAGTTGGAATTATTTCAGAACGTTCAGGTGGTTTGAGATTTATTGTAGAGACATTAACAGAAAATGAGATGACAAAACCAAGGCGACTTCCAGCTATCTCTGTATCTAATGTCTCACCAAGAAAAAGACTCGCTGACAAATCCAGGGCTAGTACGACAAAAGGTAATctttcagattaaaaaaaaaataacttgaaatttaaatttgagaACTAACGAGAACTATTGAGAACTCCGAAGCTGATATTGAGAAATGACTGGAAATGTGAATTTGGGAATTAACTGGAAATGTGAATTTGGGAATTAACTGGAAATGTGAATTTGGGAATTAACTGGAAGATTGAATTTGAGTTGTGAAGCATATTATGCATCACACATGCAGCTATGTTCATGAAGACACTATTAAGAAACATAGTTCGTAGATAAGTATATAAAATCTActgtattttttattcttttaatgtATTACTGGTTTCTTATTTAGGACTTTAAAGGGAacagcaaatatatatatatattgcatttatGTAGAAAACGAATTTTTAACaacattatattttgtttttctcttttagaAATCGAAAGTATATATGATAATGCAGATAAGAGACTTATGGTCGAGATTCGACGCATGGATGCCTTGGCTGATAAAGGTAATTCTAAAACTGATTCGCAAAATCATTTTAATGTACACATCATAGTTAATTCAGTGACTTTAAagattgatattatgtttattaaCGTATGTTGTAATGCGACCGAGTTATGGAAGccaaatatattcaaaattagATGGAGCACACAAACTActttgctttgctcattgttaaaggtcgtacgcttatctataattgttttaaatttctgtgtcatttggttccTTGTgaaatgttgtctcattggaaatcttaacacattttcttctttttttaaattgttagataaaaacatacaacaaacaaacaaacacaaagtcGAACAACAACAACCCGAACAATCAAACGACTAGGGATTTAGCTGAATATACGGATTTGGTACTTTAACTGCTGTTTTGTTCGAATAGATAAATGTACGAAGCCTTGTCCTCTcgtaatacaatacaatacaatacaatttttcttttgttgtatttAGGAAAAATGGCTAAAGAATCGGAAAGAAGAAGGCAGGCAGCAAAAGAAAGAAGGGATAATCGACTTaaacaaaaaatcagaaaaacCGAAAACAAATTAAAGAGAGGAAATGGAGTAGAAGGAGCTATCCCTCCGcctaaaaaagaaaagagaagAAAACCTGCCAAAGAAGCTGAACCCAGACCAATCAAACCTGCCGTTTCCGTATAAACTTTACGatatcaaacaatttttaaaaagtttaacgaATAACTATTTTTTAAGGTGAATacttatttaatattgtatttctttaatttcaacaAATAAATTTAGTTTTACTTTCATACTttaaacatggtttttttttggaaatggtTTGTGTTTGTTTTACTTTGAATATGATAATGGAGATGgagaatgtttcaaagagacaacaacccgaccaaagagcagaaaacaggcgAAGGCCACCAATCATT contains:
- the LOC139505726 gene encoding uncharacterized protein, which gives rise to MGASFAKLNCCGTIRKNKIGVATNSFEIINKIETESRPSPEILQELQRVGIISERSGGLRFIVETLTENEMTKPRRLPAISVSNVSPRKRLADKSRASTTKEIESIYDNADKRLMVEIRRMDALADKGKMAKESERRRQAAKERRDNRLKQKIRKTENKLKRGNGVEGAIPPPKKEKRRKPAKEAEPRPIKPAVSV